Proteins encoded within one genomic window of Phototrophicus methaneseepsis:
- a CDS encoding LacI family DNA-binding transcriptional regulator, whose translation MARGQVTITDIAKEAGVSAQTVSRVINNRQDVSETTRRRIQHIIERMGYQPNRLAQGLRASQSRTLGVVTLNASHPIPIRAMEAEASNLDYTVAFYSIDPDDKDDFASKFSLIRAQMTDGIVVITPHTYITYEMLLEHTHNTPLVLVNSHVDPAIPSVIFDQVYGIGVTTQHLIDLGHRQICEISGSIDIRIDGALRHKAFVETMQRNGIVDFLSVTGDLTSEGGYAAVDELLRQDAPFTAIVCATDSTAMGAMHRLHEAGLRIPEDVSIVGYDDAEYASYLYPPLTTIRQDFNLLGRTAIAYLNELIVDDFSVLEQRVIRPEFILRESTAPPRLPPRS comes from the coding sequence ATGGCTAGAGGTCAGGTTACAATCACAGATATTGCGAAAGAAGCTGGTGTTTCTGCCCAGACTGTGTCGCGTGTTATCAACAATCGGCAGGACGTTAGCGAAACCACGCGACGACGCATTCAGCATATTATTGAACGTATGGGGTACCAGCCGAATCGCTTGGCGCAAGGATTGCGTGCCAGTCAATCGCGCACGTTAGGTGTGGTCACGCTCAATGCCAGCCACCCTATCCCAATCCGCGCGATGGAAGCAGAAGCCAGCAACCTGGATTACACGGTCGCTTTCTATTCCATAGACCCGGACGATAAAGACGACTTTGCCTCCAAATTCAGCCTGATTCGTGCGCAGATGACAGATGGTATTGTCGTTATTACACCCCATACGTATATCACCTACGAGATGCTCCTTGAGCATACGCACAATACGCCCCTGGTCCTGGTAAATTCTCATGTTGACCCAGCGATTCCGTCAGTCATATTCGACCAGGTTTATGGGATCGGTGTGACGACACAACACCTCATTGATTTAGGGCATCGGCAAATTTGTGAGATTAGCGGCTCAATCGACATTCGTATTGATGGCGCATTACGCCACAAAGCCTTTGTCGAGACGATGCAGCGCAATGGCATTGTCGATTTTCTCTCTGTGACAGGGGATCTTACGTCAGAAGGGGGCTATGCTGCCGTTGACGAACTGCTGAGGCAGGATGCGCCTTTTACGGCCATTGTCTGTGCAACGGATTCCACAGCGATGGGGGCCATGCACCGGCTGCATGAAGCGGGCCTGCGCATACCGGAAGATGTCTCTATTGTCGGTTATGACGATGCTGAATATGCGTCTTATCTTTATCCACCATTGACGACGATTCGTCAGGATTTTAACCTGCTAGGACGAACGGCGATTGCTTACTTGAATGAGCTTATCGTGGACGATTTTTCTGTGCTGGAACAGCGTGTTATCCGGCCAGAATTTATCCTTCGAGAAAGCACAGCGCCGCCTCGTTTGCCGCCTCGCTCATAG
- a CDS encoding NAD-dependent epimerase/dehydratase family protein, translated as MMRKRISLITGANGEVGQGLIRDLSDSGDAPLLALDIKPLKDELRPRVMNSIEGNILDQDLLDYLNSQYEITTVFHLAAFLSTRAEFTPEAAHRVNVQGTINLLQLAIEQSQWQARPVKFVFPSSLAAYGLPDLETKAAAPPLKEDDYNQPITMYGCNKLYCEHIGRYYANHYRQLAPQQESFYVDFRSLRFPGLISAYTVPSGGTSDYVPEMLHAAAKKQPYASFVRPDTTIPFMAMPDAIKSLLALADSPREALTQTVYNVTSFTLSAEAAAERVRQGFPDAQITFAEDRNRQHIVDTWPAMLDDSAARRDWGWQPDYDEERAFNEYLIPVLKEQYSS; from the coding sequence ATGATGCGCAAACGCATATCGCTCATTACGGGCGCAAATGGTGAAGTCGGCCAGGGGTTGATCCGCGACCTCTCAGATTCCGGTGATGCGCCGCTCCTGGCGCTCGATATTAAACCCCTGAAAGACGAATTACGGCCCAGGGTCATGAACTCGATTGAGGGCAACATCCTCGATCAAGACTTGCTGGATTATCTCAACAGTCAGTATGAAATTACGACAGTCTTCCATCTGGCGGCTTTCTTATCAACACGGGCGGAATTCACGCCGGAAGCAGCTCATCGCGTTAACGTACAGGGGACGATTAACCTGCTGCAACTGGCGATTGAGCAATCTCAGTGGCAGGCTCGCCCTGTTAAATTCGTCTTCCCAAGCTCGCTGGCGGCCTATGGCTTGCCGGACCTGGAGACGAAAGCCGCCGCGCCGCCGCTCAAGGAAGATGATTATAATCAGCCTATTACCATGTATGGGTGCAATAAACTCTATTGTGAGCATATCGGGCGTTACTATGCCAATCACTATCGGCAGCTTGCCCCTCAGCAAGAATCATTTTACGTAGATTTCCGCAGCTTGCGGTTCCCTGGCCTCATCAGCGCCTATACCGTGCCTTCTGGCGGGACCAGTGATTACGTGCCTGAAATGCTGCATGCTGCCGCCAAAAAACAGCCTTATGCATCGTTCGTCCGGCCAGATACCACAATCCCCTTTATGGCGATGCCTGACGCCATTAAGTCGTTGTTGGCGCTGGCGGATAGCCCCAGAGAAGCCCTGACCCAGACTGTGTATAATGTGACCAGTTTTACACTCTCTGCTGAGGCTGCTGCGGAACGGGTGCGCCAGGGCTTCCCCGATGCACAAATTACCTTTGCGGAAGACCGTAATCGCCAGCATATCGTCGATACCTGGCCTGCGATGCTGGATGACAGCGCCGCGCGGCGAGATTGGGGCTGGCAGCCGGATTATGACGAGGAACGCGCCTTTAACGAGTACCTTATTCCGGTCCTCAAAGAACAATATAGCAGCTAA
- a CDS encoding glycine C-acetyltransferase — protein MMDYEVDRKTQWIADELQTLQESGLFNQIPVIESAMGGRIRIGGKELINFCANDYLGLANHPRLQQAARDAIEKYGIGPGAVRSIAGTNVLHQQLEERLASFKGADACITFQSGFTANLATIPALVGRGDVIFSDRLNHASIIDGCRLSRATIVAYEHNDVDDLQEKIRQTTEYGRRLIVTDGVFSMDGDIAPLPAIYEVANEHGIMLMVDDAHGEGVLGRNGRGIVDHFDLHGKIDVEIGTMSKAFGVVGGIVAGKRVIIDWLRQRGRPFLFSSAMTIPDTAACLEAVDLLESSGELVQALWANAKLMKAEMQKMGFDIGHSETPIIPLMLGDVKLARQFSKELLENGVFAMAIGYPTVPEGKARVRVMNTAAHSQADLEEALGTFQLVGRKLGVID, from the coding sequence ATGATGGATTATGAGGTAGATCGTAAAACGCAGTGGATTGCAGATGAACTCCAGACCCTGCAAGAGAGCGGCTTGTTCAATCAAATCCCTGTGATCGAATCCGCCATGGGTGGACGTATCCGTATTGGTGGCAAAGAGCTCATCAACTTCTGTGCCAATGACTATCTCGGCCTCGCCAATCATCCCCGCTTACAACAAGCTGCCCGCGATGCCATCGAAAAGTATGGCATTGGGCCGGGCGCAGTCCGCTCGATTGCCGGGACGAATGTGCTGCACCAACAACTTGAAGAGCGTCTGGCCTCGTTTAAAGGCGCGGATGCGTGCATTACCTTCCAGAGCGGTTTCACAGCCAATCTGGCGACGATCCCGGCATTGGTAGGGCGTGGGGATGTGATCTTCTCCGATCGTTTGAACCATGCCAGCATCATTGATGGCTGTCGCCTCAGCCGGGCCACCATCGTTGCTTATGAGCACAATGATGTCGATGACTTGCAAGAGAAAATCCGGCAGACAACGGAGTATGGTCGCCGACTGATTGTGACGGATGGCGTCTTTAGCATGGATGGCGATATTGCCCCGCTGCCCGCGATTTATGAGGTCGCCAATGAACATGGCATTATGCTCATGGTCGATGATGCCCATGGCGAAGGCGTCCTGGGGCGTAACGGCCGTGGTATTGTCGATCACTTCGACCTGCACGGCAAAATCGACGTTGAAATCGGCACGATGAGCAAGGCTTTTGGCGTCGTGGGCGGCATTGTGGCGGGCAAGCGCGTCATTATAGATTGGCTGCGCCAGCGTGGTCGTCCATTCTTATTTTCCAGCGCGATGACGATCCCGGATACAGCTGCTTGCCTCGAAGCCGTAGACTTGCTGGAAAGCTCCGGCGAGTTGGTGCAGGCCCTATGGGCGAATGCCAAGCTGATGAAAGCCGAAATGCAGAAGATGGGCTTCGACATCGGCCACAGCGAAACGCCTATTATCCCGCTCATGCTCGGTGATGTGAAGTTGGCGCGGCAATTCAGTAAGGAATTGCTGGAAAACGGCGTCTTTGCAATGGCGATTGGTTATCCAACGGTGCCAGAAGGCAAGGCGCGTGTCCGTGTGATGAACACGGCGGCACATTCCCAGGCAGATCTCGAAGAAGCCCTGGGAACCTTCCAACTGGTGGGGCGCAAGCTCGGCGTCATCGACTAG
- a CDS encoding MFS transporter, producing the protein MAASPTTTEKIRALPWSLAGGAANSVFAQLTFFGSTFILFLSELNISTAQIGFLLSLLPFMGLVALFIAPTVARFGFKRTFLTFYVLRKVITAFLMALPLVMVQFGPEATLIAAALIVFGFGLCRAIAETGYYPWVQEFIPGSMRGKFSATSNVFGNLAAIAAVALASYVLALPGGLERFQFLFVVAVGFGFLAIWFYMRVPGGAPADPDGAPPATYGDMLRTLRDNNLLLYLAGFALITFATGPLHSFLPLFMEEHVGLTTSQIVLLSTASMVGALILSNLLGWSADRYGSKPVMLVGVVFFALLPIGWMLMPRNSPLSLLFALGIAFFQGIAGTAWMVGSGRLLFVSVVPDAEKSQYMAVYYAAIGIIGGVSQLIGGSLLDAFSSISGQFLFLSLDAFTPLMIAGIVLPLLSLLVFQRVRSDSEVTVGEYAGMFVQGNPIYALENLVRFYRARDERSVVVMTEKLGKANSPLTVDELLEALADPRFNVRFEAIISIARMPSHPRLTKALTEILLGTELSLSNVSAWALGRIGDPDAVAALRAGLNSEYRSIRAHCARALGTLKDMEVKPLLLERLLVEEDKGLQMAYAVALGNLHSVEAMAKLHSQLIQTENEGARMELALSLARIAGRESEFISLLRQMRSDPGTGAAQAMIKIRQRVNKIASPETRKLLIAASDAFAVDDLDGGAAYLVELVRALPSPTDADEGTYRLLHYCADDLVAHKASRIELLVLMLHVLQTDFSDSPHHTIQPDA; encoded by the coding sequence ATGGCTGCTTCGCCGACGACAACAGAAAAAATCCGCGCTCTACCCTGGAGCCTCGCAGGAGGTGCTGCTAACTCGGTCTTTGCTCAACTGACATTTTTTGGCTCGACCTTTATCCTCTTTCTAAGCGAACTCAACATTAGTACCGCCCAGATCGGTTTTTTGCTTTCTTTGCTGCCTTTTATGGGTTTGGTCGCTTTATTCATTGCACCGACTGTGGCGCGCTTTGGCTTTAAGCGCACGTTTCTGACGTTTTATGTTTTGCGTAAAGTGATTACTGCTTTTCTTATGGCGCTGCCCCTGGTGATGGTGCAGTTTGGCCCTGAGGCGACATTAATCGCTGCTGCGCTCATCGTCTTTGGCTTTGGCTTATGTCGTGCCATCGCTGAAACAGGCTACTATCCCTGGGTGCAAGAATTTATCCCAGGCTCCATGCGTGGCAAGTTCTCAGCGACGAGCAACGTCTTCGGCAATTTGGCGGCGATTGCGGCTGTTGCCCTTGCCAGTTATGTCTTGGCGCTGCCGGGTGGCCTGGAGCGTTTCCAATTCCTCTTTGTCGTTGCTGTGGGGTTTGGCTTCCTGGCAATCTGGTTTTATATGCGTGTACCCGGTGGTGCGCCTGCAGACCCGGACGGGGCCCCACCCGCAACGTATGGGGATATGCTGCGCACGCTGCGCGATAACAATTTACTTCTTTACTTGGCCGGGTTTGCCCTGATTACCTTTGCGACGGGGCCGCTGCACTCTTTTTTGCCGCTATTCATGGAAGAACATGTTGGCCTGACGACAAGCCAGATTGTGCTGCTCTCAACGGCGAGTATGGTTGGCGCGCTGATTTTATCGAACCTGCTGGGTTGGTCTGCGGACCGGTACGGTAGTAAGCCCGTGATGCTGGTCGGGGTGGTGTTCTTCGCCCTGCTGCCCATTGGCTGGATGCTCATGCCGCGTAATAGCCCGTTGAGCCTGCTTTTCGCACTGGGGATTGCTTTCTTCCAGGGTATTGCCGGTACGGCATGGATGGTTGGCTCTGGGCGTTTGTTGTTCGTCAGCGTGGTGCCAGATGCTGAAAAAAGCCAGTATATGGCCGTTTACTACGCCGCAATTGGCATTATCGGCGGTGTGAGCCAACTGATCGGCGGTAGCTTGCTCGATGCTTTCAGCTCCATTTCAGGCCAATTCCTGTTCTTGTCGCTGGATGCCTTTACGCCGCTGATGATTGCTGGCATCGTCTTACCGCTGCTCAGCTTGTTGGTATTCCAGCGCGTGCGCTCTGATAGTGAAGTCACGGTTGGTGAATACGCAGGGATGTTTGTACAGGGCAACCCGATCTATGCCCTGGAGAATCTTGTTCGCTTCTATCGTGCCCGTGATGAGCGTTCCGTCGTCGTCATGACAGAGAAGCTTGGCAAGGCCAACAGCCCCCTGACTGTCGATGAATTGCTGGAAGCCCTGGCTGATCCTCGCTTTAATGTGCGCTTCGAAGCCATTATTTCTATAGCGCGTATGCCATCGCACCCCAGGCTGACGAAAGCGTTAACTGAAATTCTATTGGGTACGGAGCTTTCGCTTAGCAATGTCTCTGCCTGGGCACTGGGCCGTATTGGCGACCCTGATGCGGTCGCGGCGCTGCGTGCTGGCCTAAATTCAGAGTATCGGTCTATCCGTGCCCACTGCGCGCGCGCATTAGGGACGCTCAAAGATATGGAGGTTAAGCCGCTTCTGTTGGAGCGCCTCCTCGTCGAAGAAGATAAAGGCTTGCAAATGGCCTATGCGGTTGCGTTGGGTAATCTCCATTCTGTCGAAGCCATGGCGAAGCTCCATAGCCAGCTCATCCAGACGGAAAATGAAGGCGCGCGCATGGAACTCGCGCTTTCGCTGGCGCGCATTGCTGGCCGTGAGAGTGAATTCATCAGCTTGCTGCGGCAGATGCGCAGCGACCCAGGGACCGGGGCGGCCCAGGCGATGATTAAGATTCGCCAGCGAGTCAACAAAATCGCCTCGCCAGAAACGCGTAAGCTCCTAATCGCTGCTTCTGACGCCTTTGCAGTTGATGACCTGGATGGCGGGGCGGCTTACCTCGTTGAACTGGTGCGGGCGCTGCCTTCCCCAACCGATGCAGATGAAGGGACTTATCGCCTGCTGCATTATTGTGCCGATGACCTTGTCGCGCATAAAGCATCGCGCATTGAGCTGCTGGTGCTGATGCTGCATGTGCTGCAAACAGATTTCAGTGATTCACCGCATCATACGATTCAACCCGATGCATAG
- a CDS encoding ABC transporter ATP-binding protein: MEVLIDNLSKKFGSVTAVEALDLDIQDGEFVAFLGPSGCGKTTTLLMVAGIYKPSSGTIRFGETVVNQMQPRERNIGMVFQSYALYPHMTVFHNIAYPLKLKGVSKKEQQQRVQRTADVMGIGHLLDRRPAQLSGGQQQRVALGRALVKEPDLLLFDEPLSNLDARLRLTMRGEIKHLQRDLGITSIYVTHDQVEAMTMADRIAVMNQGKLEAFDTPDGLYERPKTLFIAGFVGNPPMNFFNVDVSQNGSGPVATNADMHMSVDSSRAANALAYSDTVTMGIRPEDVVVDADSDIRGEVYIVEPLGRDDMIDVRVGDTRLIALADPKLEIQTGDTIGLHLNTEKAQFFDPKTEQSLIWT, encoded by the coding sequence ATGGAAGTCCTCATTGATAATCTCAGCAAAAAATTCGGCAGCGTCACCGCTGTAGAAGCGCTCGACCTGGATATCCAGGATGGCGAGTTCGTCGCTTTCTTAGGGCCTTCTGGCTGTGGCAAGACCACGACCCTGCTAATGGTCGCAGGCATCTACAAACCGTCATCCGGGACGATTCGCTTTGGCGAGACGGTCGTCAACCAGATGCAGCCGCGTGAACGCAATATTGGCATGGTCTTCCAGAGCTACGCGCTCTATCCGCATATGACCGTGTTCCACAACATCGCTTACCCGCTGAAGCTGAAAGGCGTCTCAAAGAAGGAACAGCAGCAGCGCGTCCAACGTACGGCAGATGTCATGGGCATCGGCCATTTGCTGGACCGCAGACCTGCACAGCTTTCCGGCGGTCAGCAGCAGCGTGTCGCCCTGGGGCGTGCCCTCGTCAAAGAGCCTGATTTACTCCTATTCGATGAGCCGCTCTCCAACCTGGATGCCCGTCTGCGCCTGACCATGCGCGGCGAGATCAAACACTTGCAGCGCGACCTGGGCATTACGTCCATTTACGTCACACATGATCAGGTTGAGGCGATGACGATGGCAGACCGTATCGCCGTCATGAACCAGGGTAAGCTGGAAGCCTTCGATACGCCAGATGGCCTCTATGAACGGCCCAAGACGCTCTTCATTGCCGGCTTCGTCGGTAACCCGCCGATGAACTTCTTCAATGTCGATGTGAGCCAGAATGGCAGTGGCCCCGTCGCCACCAATGCCGATATGCATATGTCCGTTGATAGCAGCCGCGCAGCAAACGCACTGGCATACAGCGATACTGTGACGATGGGCATCCGTCCAGAAGATGTCGTCGTTGATGCGGATAGCGATATTCGCGGTGAAGTCTATATTGTGGAGCCGCTGGGCCGCGATGATATGATTGATGTGCGCGTTGGCGATACCCGGCTTATCGCCCTGGCTGACCCCAAGCTGGAAATCCAGACGGGCGATACCATTGGTTTGCACCTCAATACTGAAAAAGCCCAATTCTTCGATCCAAAGACGGAACAATCCCTGATCTGGACCTAG